In one Streptosporangiales bacterium genomic region, the following are encoded:
- a CDS encoding FAD-dependent oxidoreductase has product MSSGWALRTSSSLLISCRLALHSYDGCVGDVIVVGSGGAGVSAAVEAAARGASVIVVEAAAQVGGTASAAAGGTCVAGSPLQAELGIHDSPDRALADWLAWGGETAHAEWARRYLEASVPDVYAWLGELGVTWYEVRPHEGNSVPRWHAPRGGGRAVMRALTAHARGYDGIDWLTDTRATSLVTEAGRVTGVVVATPAGQRELRAAAVVVASGGFNNNETMLRRHSAAARSAPRILLGGGAGARGDGHRILADAGADFRHLDVVWMYAYATPDPDDPGSRRGLVLRGLDGDVWVDRRGHRFHNEARRGGATGTPALLAQESGTCWSVIDAGIAARFYVSDPAYRDGGTPLRDRLDRLLDISPFVVSGDDLAQVGRRAGIDGTQLRETVEDHNRARRSGLPADPHFGRPLRGLEPLDQPPFHAIQLFPLARKNLGGVHTDLDGRVLDRRGLAIPGLYAAGEVAGMAGGHINGAAALEGTMFGPSIFSGRVAGRSLAS; this is encoded by the coding sequence ATGTCCTCTGGTTGGGCGCTTCGGACTTCGTCCTCGCTTCTCATCTCATGTCGCCTCGCTCTTCACTCTTACGATGGCTGCGTGGGTGACGTGATCGTGGTGGGGTCGGGTGGGGCCGGGGTATCGGCGGCGGTCGAGGCGGCCGCCCGCGGCGCCTCGGTGATTGTCGTCGAGGCCGCGGCGCAGGTTGGCGGGACGGCCTCCGCCGCTGCCGGCGGGACGTGTGTCGCCGGGTCGCCACTGCAGGCCGAGCTCGGCATCCACGACTCCCCCGACCGCGCGCTGGCCGACTGGCTCGCGTGGGGCGGCGAGACCGCCCACGCCGAGTGGGCGCGCCGGTACCTCGAGGCGAGCGTCCCCGACGTGTACGCGTGGCTGGGCGAGCTCGGGGTGACCTGGTACGAGGTCCGTCCGCACGAGGGCAACAGCGTGCCCCGCTGGCACGCGCCCCGTGGCGGAGGACGGGCCGTCATGCGAGCCCTCACGGCGCACGCGCGCGGCTACGACGGCATCGACTGGCTCACCGACACCCGCGCGACGTCGCTCGTCACCGAGGCCGGTCGCGTGACCGGCGTCGTCGTCGCCACCCCGGCCGGGCAGCGCGAGCTGCGCGCGGCCGCCGTGGTCGTCGCGTCCGGCGGATTCAACAACAACGAGACCATGCTGCGCCGGCACTCCGCCGCCGCGCGGAGCGCACCCCGCATCCTGCTCGGCGGCGGCGCCGGCGCACGCGGCGACGGTCACCGCATCCTCGCCGACGCGGGCGCCGACTTCCGACACCTCGACGTCGTCTGGATGTACGCCTACGCCACACCCGATCCCGACGACCCCGGATCGCGTCGCGGGCTCGTCCTGCGCGGACTCGACGGTGACGTGTGGGTCGACCGGCGCGGCCACCGGTTCCACAACGAGGCCCGCCGCGGCGGCGCAACGGGCACTCCCGCGCTCCTCGCCCAGGAGTCCGGCACCTGCTGGTCGGTGATCGACGCCGGCATCGCCGCGCGCTTCTACGTGTCCGACCCGGCGTACCGCGACGGCGGCACGCCGCTGCGCGACCGGCTCGACCGGCTCCTCGACATCTCACCGTTCGTCGTCTCGGGCGACGACCTGGCCCAGGTCGGCCGGCGGGCCGGCATCGACGGCACGCAACTGCGGGAGACCGTCGAGGACCACAACCGGGCGAGGCGGTCCGGGCTCCCCGCCGATCCCCACTTCGGCCGACCGCTGCGCGGGCTGGAGCCCCTCGACCAACCCCCGTTCCACGCGATCCAGCTCTTCCCGCTGGCGCGCAAGAACCTCGGCGGGGTCCACACCGACCTCGACGGACGCGTACTCGACCGGCGCGGTCTCGCGATCCCCGGCCTGTACGCGGCGGGCGAGGTCGCCGGCATGGCCGGCGGACACATCAACGGCGCGGCCGCGCTCGAGGGCACCATGTTCGGCCCGAGCATCTTCAGCGGCCGGGTCGCGGGTCGCAGCCTCGCGTCCTGA
- the hutH gene encoding histidine ammonia-lyase: MRIVEVDGDGLDIRDVVDVARGRATARLAEGVGVRMERSRRVVVDAVERGAVMYGITTGFGALADTHIGRADIERLQLSLLRSHAAGVGDPLTDDVVRGLLLLRARTLAAGYSGVRVDLPRRLLELLDRGLLPVVPGKGSVGASGDLAQLAHLALPLVGEGRLRRAGGPPDGVPAAELLADEGLTPLVLDAKEGLSLINGTEPMQVLLALAIAESDLLVRVADVACACSVDGLLGTNRPFDERVQALRPHPGQLASARNLRALLDGSPLMRSHRESDHAVQDSYSLRCSPQVHGAVRDVLDHARRTLRVELGAVVDNPVIVADGEVMTTGNFHGEPLAFAGDMLAMALSELASIAERRVDRMLDPAFSRGLPPFLAERAGTNSGYMLAQYTAASLVSENKVLAHPSSVDTIPTSGNQEDHVSMGWTSMRKLHDVVANVRSVLAVELVCAMQALDFRSSIAPSSPAVEAARAVVRREVPAMPVDREVTPQLRAAEGLLAEIVSAVETVTGGLD; this comes from the coding sequence ATGCGCATCGTCGAGGTCGACGGCGACGGGTTGGACATACGTGACGTCGTGGACGTGGCGCGGGGGAGGGCGACCGCGCGGTTGGCGGAGGGCGTCGGTGTGCGGATGGAACGGTCCCGGCGGGTGGTGGTCGACGCCGTCGAGCGTGGCGCCGTCATGTACGGGATCACGACGGGATTCGGAGCGCTGGCCGACACCCACATCGGGCGGGCGGACATCGAGCGGCTGCAGCTGTCGCTGCTGCGGTCACACGCGGCGGGGGTGGGGGACCCGCTGACCGACGACGTCGTGCGCGGGCTGCTGCTCCTGCGGGCGCGGACGCTCGCCGCCGGCTACTCCGGGGTCCGGGTCGACCTGCCGCGCCGGCTGCTCGAGCTGCTCGACCGCGGCCTGCTCCCCGTGGTGCCGGGCAAGGGGTCGGTCGGCGCGTCGGGCGACCTCGCCCAGCTCGCCCACCTCGCACTGCCGCTCGTGGGCGAGGGCAGGCTGCGCCGGGCGGGCGGACCGCCGGACGGCGTGCCGGCGGCGGAGCTGCTGGCCGACGAGGGGCTCACCCCGCTCGTCCTGGACGCGAAGGAGGGCCTCTCCCTGATCAACGGCACCGAGCCGATGCAGGTGCTGCTGGCCCTCGCGATCGCCGAGTCCGACCTGCTCGTGCGGGTGGCGGACGTCGCGTGTGCGTGCTCGGTCGACGGCCTGCTAGGCACGAACCGGCCGTTCGACGAACGGGTGCAGGCGCTGCGTCCCCATCCCGGGCAGCTCGCCAGCGCGCGCAACCTGCGCGCGCTGCTCGACGGCTCGCCGTTGATGCGCAGCCACCGGGAGAGCGACCACGCGGTGCAGGACTCGTACTCGCTGCGCTGCTCGCCGCAGGTGCACGGCGCGGTACGCGACGTGCTCGACCACGCCCGCCGCACGCTGCGCGTCGAGCTCGGCGCCGTCGTCGACAACCCGGTGATCGTCGCCGACGGCGAGGTCATGACCACCGGCAACTTCCATGGCGAGCCGCTGGCGTTCGCCGGTGACATGCTCGCGATGGCGCTGAGCGAGCTCGCGTCGATCGCCGAGCGTCGCGTCGACCGCATGCTCGACCCGGCGTTCTCGCGCGGGCTGCCGCCGTTCCTCGCCGAACGCGCGGGGACCAACTCCGGCTACATGCTCGCCCAGTACACGGCCGCGTCGCTGGTCAGCGAGAACAAGGTGCTCGCGCACCCGTCCTCGGTCGACACCATTCCGACGAGCGGCAACCAGGAGGACCACGTCTCGATGGGGTGGACGTCGATGCGCAAGCTGCACGACGTCGTCGCGAACGTCCGTTCCGTGCTCGCCGTCGAGCTCGTGTGCGCGATGCAGGCGCTGGACTTCCGGTCCTCGATCGCGCCGAGCAGCCCGGCCGTCGAGGCGGCACGGGCGGTGGTCCGGCGCGAGGTGCCCGCCATGCCGGTCGACCGGGAGGTGACTCCGCAACTGCGCGCCGCGGAAGGTCTGCTGGCCGAGATCGTGTCGGCTGTGGAGACGGTGACGGGCGGCCTGGACTGA
- a CDS encoding 4-amino-4-deoxychorismate lyase, with protein MRVWLNTGLVEASEAHLSAFDHGLTVGDGVFETIKVTDGVTFALTRHLKRLARSAAMIGLPEPDLDLARRAAEDVVAANTFPGLGRLRVTFTGGVAPLGSERGADGPTLLVAVGQQPLPTPTVDVTTVPWPRNERGALAGVKSTSYAENVVALGYAKQRGGGEAIFGNLAGDLCEGTGSNIFVVVDGELVTPTLESGCLAGVTRALVLEWVGAAEKDMPLSVLADVDEAFLCGTTRDVQPIRAADGRVLPAAPGPITQKAMEVFASRAAEGIDP; from the coding sequence GTGCGGGTCTGGCTCAACACAGGTCTCGTGGAGGCGTCGGAGGCTCATCTCTCCGCGTTCGACCACGGGCTGACGGTCGGTGACGGAGTCTTCGAGACGATCAAGGTGACCGACGGCGTGACGTTCGCGCTCACCAGGCACCTGAAGCGGCTGGCCAGGTCCGCCGCCATGATCGGCCTGCCGGAGCCCGACCTCGACCTCGCCCGCCGTGCGGCGGAGGACGTCGTCGCCGCGAACACGTTCCCCGGCCTCGGCCGCCTGCGGGTGACCTTCACCGGCGGTGTCGCGCCGCTGGGGTCCGAGCGCGGTGCGGACGGACCGACACTGCTCGTCGCGGTGGGCCAGCAGCCGCTGCCCACGCCTACCGTCGACGTCACCACCGTGCCGTGGCCGCGCAACGAGCGCGGCGCGCTCGCGGGCGTGAAGAGCACCTCGTACGCGGAGAACGTCGTGGCGCTCGGCTACGCCAAGCAGCGCGGTGGCGGTGAGGCCATCTTCGGCAACCTCGCCGGCGACCTCTGCGAGGGCACCGGCAGCAACATCTTCGTCGTGGTCGACGGTGAGCTCGTCACGCCCACGCTGGAGTCCGGTTGCCTGGCGGGTGTCACCCGCGCACTCGTCCTCGAATGGGTCGGCGCCGCCGAGAAGGACATGCCGCTGAGCGTCCTCGCCGACGTCGATGAGGCCTTCCTGTGCGGCACGACGCGCGACGTGCAGCCGATCCGCGCGGCCGACGGCAGGGTCCTCCCGGCCGCACCCGGCCCGATCACGCAGAAGGCCATGGAGGTCTTCGCCTCCCGCGCCGCCGAGGGCATCGACCCGTGA